CAACTTACGAAGAATGAACATTCTGTCATCGGTTATCGGATGTTTGGGAGAGAAAATCGAAGTTCATTGTTGGCTGTTCATGTGCTCCACACAAACtcaaatttcacgtcgttggcAGGGAGAGGACGGAAAAGAAGGAATAAAAATTCCAACTACATGTGTAGGGCGTGCAGAACAGATGTTCTctctaaatgattttttttgctCTCCGTCGTTTTGTTTCAGCTCCACAAGTCTTAAGCTTCTTAAAGTCTCAGTTTTCCTTTAGAATGCCATTTAGCTTTACGTTTGATAATGAGACTTAACTTTTAAATGCGATTTAATACATGAaagtatttcatattttcagCTGCGAATGATGTGACCAAACAAAAAGACTTGAGTTTGTTTTACCGGAATCTGTTGAACCGCAATGTTTCATTGGGAGGGACTTTTACTGCTGATGATTCAACGAAAACGACTAGAGAAGGTGATGGTAATGGTAAAGATCATAACTccgaaaaagagaaagaagaaactcgcgacaacaaaacagaaagaagcAGAGATGAGCGAAGGCATTCCAGAAATGACAGAGACCGAATTCACACGAAGAGTCCACCTCAGCATTCGAGGCATCACGAACATGCGGATCGGAAACGAAGAGACACGGAAAGTGACGAAGAGCGAAAAAGAAGGTCATCGGATTCTTACGAAAAGGAGCGAAGACCGCGAAGAGAAGATCGAAACGATCCAGAACATCGCCCACGGTCAAGACACGAAGATCGTCGGGACTCGAGTCGTAGCCGAGGAAGTTACGATGCGCGTAAAGAAAGCAGCCGAAAGCACGATCACCGTGATGACGAAAGAAACGAAAAAGCGGAAAAGGTGGTAGACAACAAAAACGAAGTTAGCAGAGAAAGTGAAAAAGTGGAAGAAAAACCGAATGAAGAGACTGTGAGCAAGTTTGCTAAGCGCAGTACAGATGAAACTGTTGTGTCTGCAAAAGAGAGATATCTCGCTCGTAAACGCGCACGAGAAGAAGGCAAAGCCACTGCGAGAAATGATGATAGTGACGAAGAAtgaaaatttgacaaaaaaaaaaacactcgtTGTTTGAAAtcttattattttattgacATGTTTTTCAATAATCCTTTGTTGTTTGGCTTATCTTTGAAGCTTTGCTTACTGTATgttctcaataataatttaatccCCCGTACAGTATTTATTTCGGTGAACCT
The Acropora muricata isolate sample 2 chromosome 3, ASM3666990v1, whole genome shotgun sequence genome window above contains:
- the LOC136910590 gene encoding nuclear speckle splicing regulatory protein 1-like yields the protein MGEPKRYGLIISSKKSANKPLKKLAAFGNDSSDEEDSAHKEVNISLIQEAQKKKQMKQTQIEIQKALKEDPTVYEYDAVYDKMEENKKAANVKDPEKDRKPKYIQGLLKSAAARKREYERTVERQVQKEREKEEGEFDDKEAFVTEAFRKKMQEQAEEEERLRRQEAIDAANDVTKQKDLSLFYRNLLNRNVSLGGTFTADDSTKTTREGDGNGKDHNSEKEKEETRDNKTERSRDERRHSRNDRDRIHTKSPPQHSRHHEHADRKRRDTESDEERKRRSSDSYEKERRPRREDRNDPEHRPRSRHEDRRDSSRSRGSYDARKESSRKHDHRDDERNEKAEKVVDNKNEVSRESEKVEEKPNEETVSKFAKRSTDETVVSAKERYLARKRAREEGKATARNDDSDEE